A single genomic interval of Helianthus annuus cultivar XRQ/B chromosome 13, HanXRQr2.0-SUNRISE, whole genome shotgun sequence harbors:
- the LOC110897511 gene encoding uncharacterized protein LOC110897511: MDPPRKTYPMDESNVVRYPMNHLDHYESNFPTQKDVNNQASEDVDESSNISDVREIQDLNKKMSVLDVEKTDALVASTVESDDTCKDLDYNHDKESQFFYYDPPLSEDTGVWIPVSVPPMSESQREEWNRGLRMNSNYLCNNDMEWDQFAGEEKEFTMWDVVLDMLLAAQGKMRSITSGDSYAYQISWLSDQLLEHTWKEVTHTLTEANADSIKELLEAEPPKWLADSVASYCMLCNVRFHPIMCSRHHCRFCGGIFCNECSKGRSLLPAKFLKGNPQRVCDVCCVRLELVQPYLMDRISRAAQLPTQDLTDLSTLRSWLNFPWGQTMEYEIYKATNTIRGYFKVGSLTPEKSIPDSILKQAKGLAILTVARVGVMVTYSVGTGLVVARRDDGSWSPPSAISTFGMGWGAQVGGEVTDYIIVLRNSDAVRTFGGNAHLSVGAGASAAAGVVGRAAGADFRAGDGGYAACYTYSCSKGAFVGCSLEGSMVTTRVQENCRFYGNPSIKTFDILLGSLPRPPAAAILYDALSELYMKVERY, encoded by the exons ATGGATCCCCCTCGCAAAACCTACCCGATGGACGAATCAAATGTTGTTCGATACCCTATGAATCATCTAGATCATTATGAGTCTAATTTTCCTACTCAAAAG GATGTAAATAATCAGGCTTCTGAAGATGTTGATGAAAGTAGCAACATCAGTGATGTAAGGGAAATTCAGGATCTTAACAAAAAGATGTCGGTACTTGATGTTGAGAAAACAGATGCATTGGTTGCTAGTACGGTTGAAAGTGATGATACTTGTAAAGATTTGGATTATAACCATGATAAAGAAAGTCAATTTTTTTATTATGACCCACCCCTTAGCGAAGATACTGGTGTTTGGATTCCTGTTTCGGTCCCACCAATGTCAGAAAGTCAACGTGAAGAATGGAACAGAGGTCTCCGTATGAACTCAAATTACTTATGTAATAATGATATGGAATGGGATCAGTTTGCGGGAGAAGAGAAAGAGTTTACGATGTGGGATGTTGTTCTTGATATGTTGCTTGCAGCTCAAGGCAAGATGAGATCCATAACTTCTGGTGATTCTTACGCGTATCAAATTTCATGGTTATCTGACCAGCTTCTTGAGCACACATGGAAAGAGGTGACTCATACTCTTACGGAAGCTAATGCCGACAGTATAAAGGAACTTCTAGAAGCCGAACCACCAAAGTGGTTGGCTGATAGTGTTGCATCTTATTGTATGCTCTGTAACGTGCGGTTTCATCCTATAATGTGTTCCAGACATCACTGTCGGTTTTGTGGTGGAATCTTTTGCAATGAGTGTTCTAAAGGAAGAAGTTTACTACCTGCAAAGTTCCTTAAAGGAAACCCACAACGGGTCTGTGATGTGTGCTGTGTTCGGCTCGAGTTGGTTCAACCGTACTTAATGGACCGTATTAGCCGTGCAGCACAACTACCAACACAGGACCTGACTGACCTTAGTACATTGAGATCATGGCTTAACTTCCCTTGGGGACAAACCATGGAATATGAGATCTATAAGGCTACAAATACCATTCGGGGTTACTTTAAGGTTGGTTCTTTGACACCTGAAAAGTCAATACCAGATTCTATATTGAAACAAGCAAAAGGGCTTGCGATTCTCACTGTTGCAAGAGTTGGCGTGATGGTGACCTACAGTGTCGGTACAGGGTTGGTTGTTGCTCGTAGAGATGATGGATCTTGGTCCCCGCCATCTGCCATTTCAACATTTGGTATGGGTTGGGGAGCCCAG GTTGGAGGGGAGGTTACTGATTACATAATCGTGCTCAGAAACAGTGATGCAGTGAGAACATTTGGTGGAAATGCACATTTATCGGTGGGAGCGGGAGCGAGTGCGGCTGCTGGTGTTGTTGGTAGGGCTGCTGGAGCGGATTTCCGGGCCGGTGATGGTGGATATGCTGCCTGTTATACATACAGTTGTAGTAAAG GTGCTTTTGTCGGTTGCTCACTTGAAGGAAGCATGGTGACAACACGCGTGCAAGAAAATTGCAGGTTTTATGGTAACCCGTCGATTAAAACATTTGATATTCTTCTTGGTTCATTGCCTCGACCTCCTGCTGCTGCGATTCTTTATGATGCACTCTCAGAACTGTACATGAAAGTTGAGAGGTATTGA
- the LOC110897508 gene encoding uncharacterized protein LOC110897508 isoform X2, with the protein MIRPKTLCLYQIRTLFNPPHLSSQFLHELSTQHTPLEPIRSSETETEDHKQKLKKHLMKLEAELRKNGSDSTKETSTLETFFTEAVGLSEKCQNEESEKGLKKLSSLFSGAGRKDKLKTECKKEDELKELSADMAEFANYLHTKGYGRDYLKFAAEEFGKDHREIYKWLPTADLKKVAQFGCPSLGRKNVFSAKTMRFCFGIREETVCNKCVLKESCKFANQSVWKKGAKNMDLAVVMRVITLYGLPTRFEVPGDVRAAVNRLLKEVIRLSETES; encoded by the exons ATGATTCGTCCCAAAACCCTTTGCCTGTATCAGATTCGCACACTCTTCAATCCCCCACACCTTTCATCTCAATTCCTACACGAATTATCTACTCAACATACGCCTCTGGAACCAATTCGTTCCTCTGAaa CCGAAACTGAAGACCACAAACAGAAACTTAAGAAACATTTGATGAAACTGGAAGCAGAGTTGAGGAAAAATGGATCAGACTCAACGAAAGAAACCAGCACATTGGAAACATTTTTTACAGAAGCAGTTGGGTTATCTGAAAAGTGTCAAAATGAAGAATCTGAAAAGGGTTTGAAGAAATTGTCGAGTTTGTTTTCGGGTGCGGGTCGAAAAGATAAATTGAAAACAGAGTGTAAGAAGGAAGACGAGTTGAAGGAGTTGTCAGCAGATATGGCTGAGTTTGCAAATTATTTGCatacaaaagg TTATGGTAGGGATTATTTGAAGTTTGCTGCTGAAGAGTTTGGGAAGGATCACAGGGAAATTTACAA GTGGCTGCCCACTGCTGATTTGAAGAAGGTGGCGCAGTTTGGATGTCCTTCCCTCGGCCGAAAAAATGTTTTCTCGGCCAAGACCATGCGCTTTTGTTTTGGCATCCGAGAAGAAACT GTATGCAACAAGTGTGTGCTAAAAGAATCATGCAAGTTTGCAAACCAGAGCGTGTGGAAGAAGGGGGCGAAGAATATGGACTTGGCTGTTGTGATGAGGGTCATAACTTTGTATGGTTTACCTACGCGGTTTGAAGTGCCTGGTGACGTTAGGGCCGCGGTTAATCGGTTGTTAAAGGAAGTCATTAGGCTAAGTGAAACAGAATCTTGA
- the LOC110900555 gene encoding uncharacterized protein LOC110900555 translates to MAFVKSSTCPIIGNNQTGSSFWNAATDRFNTIMEHGPARDVESVSSKWRKMSKVINNFNQIYNQIYTSPPSGSNDQDILNLAIAKRDSQNSTPFPHFRAWNVVRKEEKWKPVPNEVATAKRTKTSESRSYSAGGSTACCQIDINNDPEDEEDVLPVHESERPTGRDKAKKDAAGKRKGAGSSGGGGSSGGGGSKASSKMDELINEFRSFKEFAAEKYTRKKTVSADYARAEDFRIMRLDLESVPEDEREVYRRMKEEVKKKWTS, encoded by the exons ATGGCGTTTGTTAAGTCCTCTACTTGCCCGATAATCG gaAACAACCAAACGGGTAGTAGTTTTTGGAATGCGGCAACGGATAGATTTAACACGATTATGGAGCATGGTCCGGCTCGTGATGTCGAATCCGTCTCGAGCAAGTGGCGTAAAATGAGCAAGGTCATCAATAACTTTAACCAGATTTATAACCAAATTTACACTTCTCCTCCTAGCGGGAGTAACGACCAGGACATTCTTAACCTTGCTATCGCTAAGCGGGACTCTCAAAATTCAACGCCTTTCCCGCACTTCCGAGCATGGAACGTTGTAAGGAAAGAAGAAAAATGGAAACCGGTTCCAAATGAGGTCGCAACAGCCAAACGGACTAAAACTTCCGAGTCCAGAAGTTATAGTGCGGGAGGCTCCACCGCTTGTTGTCAAATCGACATAAACAATGACCCGGAAGATGAAGAGGATGTGTTGCCCGTTCACGAGTCGGAACGTCCCACCGGAAGGGACAAAGCAAAAAAAGACGCGGCCGGAAAGCGAAAAGGGGCCGGCTCGAGTGGAGGTGGCGGCTCGAGTGGAGGTGGCGGCTCGAAGGCATCGTCGAAAATGGACGAGTTGATAAACGAATTCCGTTCGTTCAAAGAGTTCGCGGCCGAAAAATATACTCGCAAGAAAACCGTGTCGGCCGACTATGCTCGAGCGGAGGATTTTAGGATTATGAGGTTGGATCTCGAGTCGGTTCCGGAGGATGAACGCGAGGTTTATCGGAGGATGAAAGAAGAGGTGAAGAAAAAATGGACGTCGTAG
- the LOC110897510 gene encoding BES1/BZR1 homolog protein 3 isoform X1, which translates to MMSSGARMPTWKERENNKRRERRRRAISGKIFAGLRMYGNYNLPKHCDCNEVLKALADEAGWTVESDGTTYRKGCKPPEKTNTGGSVSASPGSSYQPSPYGSCNHSPLSSSMASPTSSPFRVNSHPDSLIPWLKNLSSSTTASKSPHLHMHNGSMSAPVTSPTAQSPPRVKTDSVWGTPHFSYLPLSTPPSPAHETLPNHEWYSGMWIPQSGPTSPTFSLVAANPFGFNEAGSLRSGSRMWTPGQSGSCSPANPPRFDSNSDIPMGEVVQDEFAFGSNAVGRVKPWKGEIIHEESVSDDLELTLGNSKTQMCGLK; encoded by the exons ATG ATGTCGTCAGGGGCGAGGATGCCGACATGGAAGGAGAGGGAGAACAACAAGAGGCGAGAACGAAGGAGAAGAGCTATTTCGGGCAAGATATTCGCTGGCCTGAGAATGTATGGGAATTACAACCTTCCTAAGCATTGTGATTGCAACGAGGTCCTCAAAGCGCTCGCGGATGAGGCTGGCTGGACCGTGGAGTCCGATGGCACTACCTATCGTAAG GGCTGCAAACCGCCTGAGAAGACAAACACTGGTGGTTCGGTGTCAGCGAGCCCAGGCTCGTCTTACCAACCAAGCCCCTATGGTTCATGTAACCACAGCCCGCTCTCCTCTTCAATGGCGAGCCCGACCTCATCGCCGTTTAGAGTCAACTCACATCCTGATTCTCTCATCCCATGGCTGAAGAATCTCTCATCCTCAACCACTGCTTCCAAATCTCCCCATTTACACATGCATAATGGCTCCATGAGTGCACCAGTGACCTCTCCAACTGCTCAATCTCCACCTCGAGTCAAAACCGATTCTGTTTGGGGTACACCCCACTTCTCCTATCTCCCGTTGTCGACTCCACCAAGCCCTGCTCACGAAACACTTCCTAATCACGAATGGTACTCTGGGATGTGGATCCCACAGAGTGGACCCACCTCCCCTACATTCAGTCTTGTTGCAGCGAACCCATTTGGGTTCAACGAAGCTGGTTCGCTTCGTAGTGGCTCACGAATGTGGACCCCTGGTCAAAGCGGAAGTTGTTCTCCTGCAAATCCTCCAAGGTTTGATAGCAATTCAGACATTCCAATGGGTGAAGTTGTTCAAGATGAATTTGCATTCGGAAGCAACGCGGTTGGAAGGGTGAAACCATGGAAAGGAGAGATTATTCATGAGGAGTCTGTGTCAGATGATCTTGAGCTTACTCTTGGGAATTCAAAAACCCAAATGTGTGGCTTGAAATGA
- the LOC110897508 gene encoding uncharacterized protein LOC110897508 isoform X1, producing MIRPKTLCLYQIRTLFNPPHLSSQFLHELSTQHTPLEPIRSSETETEDHKQKLKKHLMKLEAELRKNGSDSTKETSTLETFFTEAVGLSEKCQNEESEKGLKKLSSLFSGAGRKDKLKTECKKEDELKELSADMAEFANYLHTKGYFGNANFVADNNKFDVYCFVNSYGRDYLKFAAEEFGKDHREIYNSDDLRWLPTADLKKVAQFGCPSLGRKNVFSAKTMRFCFGIREETVCNKCVLKESCKFANQSVWKKGAKNMDLAVVMRVITLYGLPTRFEVPGDVRAAVNRLLKEVIRLSETES from the exons ATGATTCGTCCCAAAACCCTTTGCCTGTATCAGATTCGCACACTCTTCAATCCCCCACACCTTTCATCTCAATTCCTACACGAATTATCTACTCAACATACGCCTCTGGAACCAATTCGTTCCTCT gaaaCCGAAACTGAAGACCACAAACAGAAACTTAAGAAACATTTGATGAAACTGGAAGCAGAGTTGAGGAAAAATGGATCAGACTCAACGAAAGAAACCAGCACATTGGAAACATTTTTTACAGAAGCAGTTGGGTTATCTGAAAAGTGTCAAAATGAAGAATCTGAAAAGGGTTTGAAGAAATTGTCGAGTTTGTTTTCGGGTGCGGGTCGAAAAGATAAATTGAAAACAGAGTGTAAGAAGGAAGACGAGTTGAAGGAGTTGTCAGCAGATATGGCTGAGTTTGCAAATTATTTGCatacaaaagggtattttgggAATGCAAATTTTGTAGCCGATAATAATAAGTTTGATGTTTATTGTTTTGTGAATAGTTATGGTAGGGATTATTTGAAGTTTGCTGCTGAAGAGTTTGGGAAGGATCACAGGGAAATTTACAA TTCTGATGATTTAAGGTGGCTGCCCACTGCTGATTTGAAGAAGGTGGCGCAGTTTGGATGTCCTTCCCTCGGCCGAAAAAATGTTTTCTCGGCCAAGACCATGCGCTTTTGTTTTGGCATCCGAGAAGAAACT GTATGCAACAAGTGTGTGCTAAAAGAATCATGCAAGTTTGCAAACCAGAGCGTGTGGAAGAAGGGGGCGAAGAATATGGACTTGGCTGTTGTGATGAGGGTCATAACTTTGTATGGTTTACCTACGCGGTTTGAAGTGCCTGGTGACGTTAGGGCCGCGGTTAATCGGTTGTTAAAGGAAGTCATTAGGCTAAGTGAAACAGAATCTTGA
- the LOC110897510 gene encoding BES1/BZR1 homolog protein 3 isoform X2 has translation MSSGARMPTWKERENNKRRERRRRAISGKIFAGLRMYGNYNLPKHCDCNEVLKALADEAGWTVESDGTTYRKGCKPPEKTNTGGSVSASPGSSYQPSPYGSCNHSPLSSSMASPTSSPFRVNSHPDSLIPWLKNLSSSTTASKSPHLHMHNGSMSAPVTSPTAQSPPRVKTDSVWGTPHFSYLPLSTPPSPAHETLPNHEWYSGMWIPQSGPTSPTFSLVAANPFGFNEAGSLRSGSRMWTPGQSGSCSPANPPRFDSNSDIPMGEVVQDEFAFGSNAVGRVKPWKGEIIHEESVSDDLELTLGNSKTQMCGLK, from the exons ATGTCGTCAGGGGCGAGGATGCCGACATGGAAGGAGAGGGAGAACAACAAGAGGCGAGAACGAAGGAGAAGAGCTATTTCGGGCAAGATATTCGCTGGCCTGAGAATGTATGGGAATTACAACCTTCCTAAGCATTGTGATTGCAACGAGGTCCTCAAAGCGCTCGCGGATGAGGCTGGCTGGACCGTGGAGTCCGATGGCACTACCTATCGTAAG GGCTGCAAACCGCCTGAGAAGACAAACACTGGTGGTTCGGTGTCAGCGAGCCCAGGCTCGTCTTACCAACCAAGCCCCTATGGTTCATGTAACCACAGCCCGCTCTCCTCTTCAATGGCGAGCCCGACCTCATCGCCGTTTAGAGTCAACTCACATCCTGATTCTCTCATCCCATGGCTGAAGAATCTCTCATCCTCAACCACTGCTTCCAAATCTCCCCATTTACACATGCATAATGGCTCCATGAGTGCACCAGTGACCTCTCCAACTGCTCAATCTCCACCTCGAGTCAAAACCGATTCTGTTTGGGGTACACCCCACTTCTCCTATCTCCCGTTGTCGACTCCACCAAGCCCTGCTCACGAAACACTTCCTAATCACGAATGGTACTCTGGGATGTGGATCCCACAGAGTGGACCCACCTCCCCTACATTCAGTCTTGTTGCAGCGAACCCATTTGGGTTCAACGAAGCTGGTTCGCTTCGTAGTGGCTCACGAATGTGGACCCCTGGTCAAAGCGGAAGTTGTTCTCCTGCAAATCCTCCAAGGTTTGATAGCAATTCAGACATTCCAATGGGTGAAGTTGTTCAAGATGAATTTGCATTCGGAAGCAACGCGGTTGGAAGGGTGAAACCATGGAAAGGAGAGATTATTCATGAGGAGTCTGTGTCAGATGATCTTGAGCTTACTCTTGGGAATTCAAAAACCCAAATGTGTGGCTTGAAATGA